A genome region from Candidatus Parcubacteria bacterium includes the following:
- a CDS encoding geranylgeranylglyceryl/heptaprenylglyceryl phosphate synthase yields MKVFEYLMDKLEKERLHFTLIDPEKQNTKRSKDLARVAKEAGTDAIMVGGSTPIEQKILDRTVIEVKKTELPVILFPSSANFLSRYANAIFFLSLSNSKDRRYLVGEQVKGVSIIKKIGIEPISVGYILVKPGMKVGEIGRADLIQREDIDLAARYALTAQYFGMKFVYLEAGSGSLLSVPDKMIAEVKRNIDIPLIVGGGIRSDRIAKEKLKAGADILVTGNIIEGQLTKLQDIILATKRGKVGIG; encoded by the coding sequence ATGAAGGTATTTGAATATCTGATGGATAAACTAGAAAAAGAGCGATTGCATTTCACCTTAATTGATCCCGAAAAACAAAATACGAAAAGATCTAAGGATTTAGCCAGGGTGGCAAAAGAAGCTGGGACTGATGCTATAATGGTTGGAGGCTCTACTCCAATAGAGCAGAAGATTTTAGACCGGACTGTAATAGAAGTAAAAAAAACAGAGTTACCGGTAATCTTATTTCCTTCGAGTGCTAACTTTTTGAGTAGGTATGCCAACGCTATATTTTTCTTGAGTTTGTCAAATTCAAAAGATAGAAGGTATTTGGTCGGAGAGCAAGTGAAAGGAGTATCAATTATAAAAAAGATAGGGATAGAGCCAATTTCAGTGGGTTATATATTGGTTAAGCCAGGGATGAAAGTCGGAGAGATAGGTCGTGCAGATTTGATTCAAAGAGAAGATATTGATTTGGCGGCCAGATACGCCTTAACAGCTCAGTATTTCGGTATGAAATTTGTCTATTTGGAAGCCGGTTCCGGTTCTCTACTTTCGGTGCCGGATAAAATGATAGCTGAAGTCAAGAGAAATATAGATATTCCTTTAATCGTAGGTGGAGGAATAAGAAGCGATAGGATTGCAAAGGAAAAACTAAAAGCTGGGGCTGATATTTTAGTTACCGGTAACATAATTGAAGGACAATTGACCAAATTACAAGATATCATATTAGCCACAAAAAGAGGGAAAGTAGGGATAGGGTGA
- the trxA gene encoding thioredoxin — MIDLNDQNFKEEVLESNKPVLVDMYTNWCPPCKVIAPMVEKIAEDYQEKIKVGKLNVDEARGTAMTYGIEAIPTLMIFKQGQVKDRIVGLVPYEVLIKKIEDSF, encoded by the coding sequence ATGATTGATTTAAATGACCAAAATTTTAAAGAGGAAGTGTTGGAAAGTAACAAGCCTGTTTTAGTTGATATGTATACTAATTGGTGCCCTCCATGCAAAGTTATTGCTCCGATGGTAGAAAAAATAGCCGAAGATTATCAGGAGAAAATTAAGGTCGGGAAACTTAATGTAGACGAAGCAAGAGGAACGGCTATGACTTATGGTATTGAGGCGATTCCTACCTTAATGATTTTTAAACAAGGCCAAGTAAAAGATAGAATAGTCGGTCTTGTTCCTTATGAAGTTTTAATAAAAAAAATAGAAGATAGTTTTTAA
- a CDS encoding MFS transporter: MTFSNINPVSYLFFFLKRESDRFFTSMAIRGFGFGMITIFVPIYIYQHFNSLPLTFLFFAGIYGLQGALAPFGGQIMMKIGLKKAMLVSLPFFWGFYICLLYFNISQFFIFLSIILYVLGIIFFWPAYHTNFARVSEGKKLGKEVGKLNFVVALPGILAPAIGGTIIALFGYPALFVTVLAVLFSSAIPLFLSKDIHQIYTDSYLGAYQRIFKKENRYHNLAFAILGIEGTINNCIWPLFLAILAIGYITIGSVATVALMISLFFTLYMGRITDKMNKTKLLAIGSVLTSGAWLGKFFVFNPISAFLAQGFYRFARTSAGIPFQTILYQKAEDKGAEIDEFIIYREMAIALPRCAFLIVLAGLSLVISNINFAFILAAVFSLGFIFMGKIPEFKSWFGNKK, from the coding sequence ATGACTTTTTCTAATATAAATCCAGTTTCATATTTATTTTTCTTCCTGAAAAGAGAATCAGATAGATTTTTTACTAGCATGGCTATACGAGGTTTTGGATTTGGGATGATTACTATATTTGTGCCGATTTATATCTATCAACATTTTAATTCACTGCCTTTAACTTTTTTATTCTTCGCCGGAATTTATGGATTACAAGGAGCCTTAGCGCCATTTGGAGGTCAGATAATGATGAAAATTGGCCTTAAAAAAGCTATGCTTGTTTCTCTGCCATTTTTTTGGGGATTTTATATCTGTCTGCTTTATTTTAATATTTCTCAGTTTTTTATTTTTCTATCAATAATCTTATATGTGTTAGGAATAATTTTTTTCTGGCCTGCTTATCACACCAATTTTGCTCGTGTTTCTGAAGGAAAAAAATTAGGAAAAGAGGTAGGCAAGCTTAATTTTGTAGTTGCTTTGCCAGGAATTTTAGCTCCAGCTATTGGAGGAACTATTATAGCTCTTTTCGGATACCCAGCTTTATTTGTAACGGTTTTAGCTGTCCTTTTCAGCTCAGCTATTCCTTTATTTTTATCCAAAGATATTCATCAAATTTATACCGACTCTTATCTCGGTGCCTATCAAAGAATATTTAAAAAAGAAAATAGATATCATAATTTAGCTTTTGCCATTTTGGGAATAGAGGGAACAATAAATAACTGCATTTGGCCTCTATTTTTAGCTATTTTAGCTATTGGCTATATCACTATTGGAAGCGTGGCTACTGTAGCTTTAATGATCTCTTTATTTTTTACTTTGTATATGGGCAGAATTACTGACAAAATGAACAAAACCAAACTTTTAGCTATTGGTTCAGTGCTTACTTCTGGCGCCTGGCTCGGAAAGTTTTTTGTATTCAACCCCATTTCTGCTTTTTTGGCTCAAGGTTTTTATAGATTTGCTAGAACCTCTGCGGGAATTCCTTTTCAAACTATTTTATATCAAAAAGCAGAAGATAAAGGCGCAGAAATTGATGAATTTATTATTTATAGAGAAATGGCGATAGCGCTTCCTCGTTGCGCTTTTCTTATAGTTTTAGCAGGACTGTCTTTGGTTATTTCTAACATAAACTTTGCCTTTATTTTGGCGGCAGTGTTTTCGTTAGGATTTATATTTATGGGAAAAATCCCAGAA
- a CDS encoding ferredoxin:thioredoxin reductase encodes MDDKIEALLKEYNIYAQENGFELNQNKEVVVGLMRKLLDNEEKYGKKFCPCRVITGNHEEDDKKICPCIFMNSEIEEKGHCHCGLFLKPVR; translated from the coding sequence ATGGATGATAAAATAGAAGCCCTACTTAAAGAATATAATATTTATGCCCAGGAAAATGGTTTTGAATTGAACCAGAACAAGGAAGTCGTAGTGGGTCTGATGAGAAAATTATTAGATAATGAAGAGAAATATGGTAAAAAGTTTTGTCCTTGCCGAGTTATTACAGGAAACCACGAAGAAGATGACAAGAAAATTTGTCCTTGTATTTTCATGAATTCTGAAATAGAAGAAAAAGGGCATTGCCATTGCGGTTTATTTTTAAAACCCGTTAGATGA
- a CDS encoding tRNA 4-thiouridine(8) synthase ThiI: MKKIKAIILFSGGLDSILAVKLLQEQVVELLGITLKSYFFDEEQAKEAAKQIKLSLKVIDFSEEHLKIVKKPIYGYGKNINPCIDCHILMLETAKKTMKKQGFNFIVTGEVLGERPMSQNRKALELIEKQSSLSGYLLRPLSAQLLKPTIPEKLGWVNRKEFLDISGRSRKKQIALAKKYKMKEYPAPSGGCLLTDPEFSERLKELLKIYPKCKENDIESLKFGRHVWLDKSKVVIGRDEKENKKIRKIAFGRDILIEMKNYPGPLTLVRNYSKARISEKVIEKAKKLTQYYSTKARQKKDIEFRITAKI; this comes from the coding sequence ATGAAAAAGATTAAAGCTATAATCTTGTTTTCAGGCGGGTTAGATTCAATTTTAGCTGTTAAGCTTTTGCAAGAACAAGTGGTAGAGCTTTTGGGAATAACTCTCAAAAGTTATTTTTTTGATGAAGAGCAAGCAAAAGAAGCTGCTAAACAAATAAAATTGTCGCTAAAAGTTATTGATTTTTCAGAAGAACATTTAAAAATAGTGAAAAAGCCAATTTATGGCTATGGGAAGAATATAAATCCTTGCATTGATTGCCATATATTAATGCTGGAAACAGCTAAGAAAACAATGAAGAAACAAGGATTTAATTTCATAGTCACTGGCGAGGTTTTAGGCGAGAGACCAATGAGCCAGAATAGAAAAGCATTAGAATTAATAGAAAAACAATCTTCTTTATCTGGATATTTATTGCGGCCTCTGTCTGCTCAATTGCTGAAACCTACCATTCCAGAGAAACTGGGCTGGGTGAATAGAAAAGAATTTTTAGATATTTCCGGCCGTTCAAGAAAAAAACAGATTGCTTTAGCTAAAAAATATAAGATGAAAGAATATCCTGCGCCTTCTGGCGGCTGTTTATTAACTGATCCAGAATTTAGCGAGCGATTAAAAGAACTATTGAAAATCTATCCAAAATGCAAAGAAAATGATATTGAATCATTAAAATTCGGCAGGCATGTATGGCTTGATAAATCAAAGGTTGTTATAGGCCGCGATGAAAAAGAAAACAAAAAAATTAGGAAAATTGCTTTTGGGCGGGATATTTTAATTGAAATGAAAAATTATCCTGGACCCTTAACTTTAGTTAGAAATTATAGTAAAGCAAGAATTTCTGAAAAAGTTATAGAAAAAGCTAAAAAACTGACTCAATATTATTCAACCAAAGCCCGTCAGAAAAAAGATATAGAGTTTAGAATTACAGCCAAAATTTGA